Within the Pseudomonas orientalis genome, the region GCTGCTTGAAAAAGAAGGGAAAAATATGACGAAGTCGGAGTTGATCGAACGAATTGTCACCCATCAAGGGCTGCTCTCATCCAAGGATGTGGAGCTGGCTATCAAGACCATGCTTGAGCAAATGTCCCAATGCCTGGCGACCGGAGATCGTATCGAGATCCGCGGCTTTGGCAGCTTCTCTCTCCATTACCGCGCGCCGCGCGTTGGCCGTAACCCAAAAACCGGCCAATCCGTCAGTCTCGATGGCAAGTTCGTTCCTCACTTCAAGCCGGGCAAGGAGTTGCGCGATCGGGTGAACGAAGAAGAGGAAGAGGGCGTCTGAGTGTTTTTGGGGTAGGAGAAGCTTATGCGTGGGGTTAAGCGCGTTGTTGCGGTATTGATTGCAGTGCTTGCAGCGTTGGTTGTTTTGGCGTTTGTGCTGGAGAACCAGCAGGGTGTTGCGTTGACGTTCCTGGGTTGGAGTACTGCGCAGATGCCGGTAGCGGTGTTTGTGGTGGCCGCTTTGATTGTGGGGATGGTGATTGGGCCGGTGCTGGGAGTATTTGTGTGCAGGCAGCGGCGGAGGACAGCCGTGAGTGGTCGAATTTAAGTTTGACGTTCTCCTGTCAAGTGCTATGGACGCTGTCCATACGTGACCATCTGTCAGATACAGCATTCGAACCAGCGCC harbors:
- the ihfB gene encoding integration host factor subunit beta, translated to MTKSELIERIVTHQGLLSSKDVELAIKTMLEQMSQCLATGDRIEIRGFGSFSLHYRAPRVGRNPKTGQSVSLDGKFVPHFKPGKELRDRVNEEEEEGV
- a CDS encoding lipopolysaccharide assembly protein LapA domain-containing protein, encoding MRGVKRVVAVLIAVLAALVVLAFVLENQQGVALTFLGWSTAQMPVAVFVVAALIVGMVIGPVLGVFVCRQRRRTAVSGRI